The following coding sequences lie in one Plasmodium sp. gorilla clade G2 genome assembly, chromosome: 11 genomic window:
- a CDS encoding acylphosphatase, putative, producing MRFSHIFHCFLLFPQTKYISNRNFFLKNFSSSNKMIHTFDFEVFGKVQGVFFRKYTKLEADKLNIKGYVMNTNVNTVIGTAQSDNKETLEKFKNFLTNIGSPSSKIDKCVISNENVIDKYSSSDFTIKR from the exons atgagaTTTTCGCATATTTTTCATTGCTTTCTTTTATTTCCTCagacaaaatatatatccaatagaaatttttttttaaaaaatttttcaaGCTCAAATAAAATGATACATACTTTCGATTTTGAAGTTTTTGGAAAAGTACAAG GTGTTTTTTTTCGAAAATATACCAAGTTGGAAGctgataaattaaatataaaaggttATGTTATGAATACTAATGTAAATACTGTTATAGGTACAGCTCAGAGTGATAACAAAGAAACGTTAGAGAagtttaaaaattttttgacTAATATTGGTAGCCCTTCTTCAAAAATTGATAAATGTGTTATAAGTAATGAGAACGTCATTGACAAATACAGCAGTTCTGATTTTACCATcaaaagatga
- a CDS encoding peptidyl-prolyl cis-trans isomerase, putative codes for MVVKTSEDVYNFVKDSIKIKEELDNQNEVKKPEKKICELKNRPSKYEVDYSKFEQCINDIENEEKEEKHREEHKHDFINNKNPCSHDHSKERQLYEKSTKEKIKASNIFNEEGKKAFYEKNYKLACVYFRKGLIQLDYSFPDSNEEENEQRKLEINLHLNMALTKFHMSKFYECISECSTVLNFDKDNIKAYYRKGQAYMSLDLYDDAKREFLKVLEINPNDNNTKKALIILRQKIIIYNKKKKLVCAKFFSSNEKDTSMNKKEEYINDNSSVEKNELNMINQNMNKNNIINNNNNNTIDNNKNDIHINKNENNFFIPISNIFKKCSDFFVLNKMFLYIYISFSLFFCIVLLHFYYL; via the exons aTGGTCGTGAAAACATCAGAAGATGTATACAACTTTGTAAAAGatagtataaaaataaaagaagaattagATAATCAGAATGAGGTTAAAAAACcagagaaaaaaatatgtgaGTTGAAGAATAGACCGTCAAAGTATGAAGTAGATTATAGTAAATTTGAGCAATGTATAAATGATATTgagaatgaagaaaaagaagaaaaacatAGAGAAGAACATAAACatgattttataaataataaaaatccaTGTTCTCATGATCATTCAAAAGAAAGacaattatatgaaaaatcaacaaaagaaaaaattaaagcttcaaatatatttaatgaagaaggaaaaaaagctttttatgaaaaaaattataaacttGCATGTGTTTATTTTCGTAAGGGATTAATACAATTAGATTATAGTTTTCCAGATTCTAATGAGGAAGAAAATGAACAGAGAAAATTAGAAATAAATTTACATCTAAATATGGCTCTAACAAAATTTCACATGTCAAAGTTTTATGAATGTATAAGTGAATGCTCAAcg GTTTTAAATTTcgataaagataatataaaagcaTATTATAGGAAGGGGCAAGCTTATATGAGCCTCGATTTATATGACGATGCAAAAAGAGAATTCTTGAAAGTACTAGAAATAAAtccaaatgataataatacaaaaaaggcgctaattattttaagacaaaaaattataatttacaataaaaaaaaaaaattagtgtgcgctaaatttttttcatctaacGAAAAGGATACAAgtatgaataaaaaagaagaatatataaatgacaaTTCTTCTGtggaaaaaaatgaacttaatatgataaatcaaaatatgaataaaaataatataataaataataataataataatacaatagataataataaaaatgatatacatataaataaaaatgaaaataatttttttatacctatttcaaacatttttaaaaaatgttcaGATTTTTTTGTACTCAATAAAatgttcttatatatttatatttctttttcattattcttTTGCATcgttcttcttcatttttattacttataa
- a CDS encoding SNARE protein, putative, with translation MNNKYEPILDNELLSSNNENDNFANIKKKNNENDMIQDTSLNNIYGKIVKIRKELEKSYNLFYSYNLIVSNNKEHDHNNPYNNVYARSDIININNNTKNNLTLNKINALTNSFYMNVQTLKNTYSFINTNNVNNKIINNDNIIWERRIETLSNEANSYIKTLDNIYKTNLKQSEMKNNKKSNYTKSNKRHGDDDINYLHKENEILKQVEDHLNIFHVQGMNTLNMLRKQNKFLKNVRKKVIDMYNYVGLSSSLVDTIKKTHKQNLIIVIVGIILSLIFFYVIYSYFRR, from the coding sequence atgaataacaAGTATGAACCAATATTAgataatgaattattatcttcAAATAATGAGAATGATAATTTTgcaaacataaaaaaaaagaataatgaaaatgacaTGATTCAAGACACtagtttaaataatatatatggaaagatagttaaaataagaaaagagttagaaaaatcatataatttattttattcgtataatttaatagtatcaaataataaagaacatgatcataataatccatataataatgtgtATGCAAGAagtgatattataaatataaataataatactaaaaataatttgacattaaataaaataaatgccTTAACAAACTCATTTTATATGAATGTTCAGACTTTAAAAAATacttattcatttattaatacaaataatgtaaacaataaaattataaataatgataatatcatATGGGAGAGAAGAATAGAAACATTATCAAATGAAGCAaattcttatataaaaactttagacaatatttataaaactaATTTAAAACAATctgaaatgaaaaataataaaaagtccAACTACACAAAAAGTAATAAAAGACATGgtgatgatgatataaattatttacataaGGAAAATGAAATTTTAAAACAAGTAGAAgatcatttaaatatatttcatgttCAAGGAATGAATACATTAAATATGTtaagaaaacaaaataaatttttaaaaaacgtTCGTAAGAAAGTGATagatatgtataattatgtaGGTTTGTCATCGTCACTAGTAGATACCATAAAAAAAACTCATAAacaaaatttaattattgtCATTGTAGGAATAATATTAagtttgatatttttttatgtcatatattcttattttagGAGATGA
- a CDS encoding replication factor C subunit 5, putative: protein MWLEKYSPQSIDELTIHKDITERLKKLSRHKDLPHIIFYGAPGGGKSTRINCLIKEIFKDEKIIRRPECITNAENKININVVQSNYHLELQCFELGNKDKIIVQSIIKELCSYKSSASFFSKTPMYRIFVFKDAEFLSEGAQAGLRRTLETYIRNARVILHLEHLSKIIEPLKSRCICIRVPLPSEEEIYSVLQNICKNENVSPSFSTFEYFQTLINTHGRNLRKCIMALEMSVYANSSKPHESLSVAASYINELCDFVFINPTQIKMKECVTKIQSLITCQIPVNFIFETTIKYLLRGKYDAKLKYYFLKLCSHFSYLSEASYDKSVSLIAFIVNANTAIVKYNLHGK, encoded by the coding sequence ATGTGGCTTGAAAAGTATAGCCCTCAAAGTATTGACGAGTTAACTATTCATAAGGATATAACAGAGAGGTTAAAGAAATTAAGTAGACATAAAGATTTGcctcatataatattttatggtGCTCCTGGTGGAGGTAAAAGTACTCGTATAAATTGTTTAATAAAGGAAATCTTTAAAGATGAAAAGATTATAAGAAGACCTGAATGTATAACAAATgcagaaaataaaataaatattaacgTAGTACAAAGTAATTATCATTTAGAATTACAATGTTTTGAATTAggtaataaagataaaataatagtacaaagtattataaaagaattatgtAGTTATAAATCGAGTGcctcttttttttcaaaaactCCAATGTATcgtatatttgtatttaagGATGCTGAATTTTTAAGTGAAGGAGCACAAGCTGGTTTAAGAAGAACATTAGAAACATATATAAGAAATGCAAGAGTTATATTACATTTAGAACATTTATCTAAGATTATTGAACCTTTAAAAAGTAGATGTATATGTATACGTGTACCACTACCAAGCGAAGAAGAAATTTATTCAgttttacaaaatatttgtaaaaatgaaaatgtatCTCCTTCATTTAGTACATTTGAATATTTTCAAACATTAATAAATACCCATGGAAGAAATTTAAGAAAATGTATTATGGCATTAGAAATGTCTGTATATGCTAATTCTTCTAAACCTCATGAAAGTTTATCTGTAGCTGCttcttatataaatgaattatgtgattttgtttttattaatcctacacaaataaaaatgaaagaatGTGTTACCAAAATACAAAGTCTTATAACTTGTCAAATACCTgtgaattttatttttgaaaccacaattaaatatttattaagagGAAAATATGATGCTAAACTCAAgtattattttcttaaaCTTTGTTCCCATTTTTCTTATCTTTCTGAAGCTTCATATGATAAGAGTGTCTCTCTCATAGCTTTTATTGTAAACGCAAATACGGCCATAGtgaaatataatttacatggaaaataa
- a CDS encoding endonuclease/exonuclease/phosphatase family protein, putative — protein MYDKSEKNINIKLNNKNESGFNKNCKVLDNKPQLIINVKTECNLKNENMNDISQPKKPFGIRFRSRSDAPFSRKIIKDNFDKDNYQSHHIDSNDMKICEEENETKQSNIKRHSVGINLYTSNNNNNNNNNNNNNIHNKPFNKFEKKKVLGYNYFTNRQKKILNQDDNNIIKNVPISIYVGTWNCEYFDFSKEYDSDKKRYSVNYLNKNTQNDIYSMKLNERFSLRSLTPLVCMESGDKIIQEKELHTNNKNQIISLNNNNNNISSNNTQKYYIHHNQKKEINNLSCTNTSDAKSNSNDLNFYDICKISNNKNIDNYNNTNNNINDMISKKMDKYSLNNQNFKEINSTKNDKSKLDNIKTKEYNVLQVPKNYSDEQFSEASSNESTQLSNNCTGNIKNEKAEKFCNITNIKKKFFQTCKPTDTLIFSHWIQPYYDIYVICLQESISDNIINCLSMYLKEINQETYLFLPLADYKLSGYGDGAFLQMKSTTIAAWVRKSKLHPRGPVKLCASKSIAFNKLNNSKGCVSILLNIFNQFVLFIGCHMPAKDQEIRQKSREFILTKLSEYFSNKSTSNFKDVFHHVIWMGDFNFRVHGIHIEKVIHYLKTDNLKELLKHDEGHSAYSYDLSISFQELPINFLPTYKKNGNRPIINRSDNEWVQKEYKLIHNIKWYKGGKQEARIPSWTDRIFKWSCEKTKNCLVFVPNSYLSPIPEEKSIIMSSDHNPVSCCFQMFKMKNDEDIPLTKSVWKF, from the exons ATGTATGATAAGtctgaaaaaaatataaatataaaacttaataataaaaacgaatctggatttaataaaaattgcAAAGTCCTTGATAATAAACCACAGCTAATTATAAATGTGAAAACCGAATGTAATTTAAAGaatgaaaatatgaatgatattaGTCAACCTAAAAAACCATTCGGGATTAGATTCAGAAGTAGAAGTGATGCACCTTTTAGTAGGAAAATAATTAAAGATAATTTTGATAAGGACAATTATCAAAGCCATCATATAGATAGTAATGATATGAAAATATGTGAAGAAGAGAATGAAACAAAACAatctaatataaaaagaCATAGTGTTggtattaatttatatacatctaataataataataataataataataataataataacaatattcataataaaccttttaataaatttgagaaaaaaaaagttttaggatacaattattttacaaatagacagaagaaaatattaaatcaagatgataataacattattaaaaatgtacctataagtatatatgtaGGTACGTGGAATTGTGAATATTTCGATTTCTCTAAAGAATATGATTCtgataaaaaaagatattctgtaaattatttaaataagaaTACACAAAATGATATTTACTCTATGAAATTAAATGAAAGGTTTTCTTTACGTTCTTTAACACCTTTAGTGTGTATGGAATCTGGTGATAAAATTATTCAAGAAAAAGAATtacatacaaataataaaaatcaaattatatctctcaataataataataataatatctctTCAAATAATActcaaaaatattacattcatcataatcaaaaaaaagaaattaataatttatcttGTACTAACACATCTGATGCGAAATCCAATTCTAACGATcttaatttttatgatatttgtaaaataagcaacaataaaaatatagataattataataatacaaataataatataaatgatatgatATCTAAAAAGATGGataaatattctttaaataacCAAAATTTTAAGGAAATAAATTCaacaaaaaatgataaaagtaAACTTGATAATATCAAAACAAAAGAATACAATGTGTTGCAAGTGCCAAAAAATTACAGCGACGAGCAATTCAGTGAAGCCTCCTCAAACGAATCTACACAGTTATCAAATAATTGTAcaggaaatataaaaaatgaaaaagctgaaaaattttgtaatataacaaatataaaaaaaaaattttttcaaACATGTAAACCTACAGATACATTGATATTTTCTCACTGGATACAAccatattatgatatatatgttatatgtttACAAGAATCCATAtctgataatataataaactgCCTATCTatgtatttaaaagaaataaatcaAGAAAcctatttatttttaccatTAGCAGACTACAAATTATCTGGATATGGCGATGGAGCTTTTTTACAAATGAAATCAACAACTATAGCTGCATGGGTAAGGAAATCAAAATTACATCCAAGAGGACCTGTCAAATTATGTGCATCAAAATCTATagcttttaataaattaaataatagtaaAGGTTGTGTCtccattttattaaatatattcaatcaATTTGTTTTATTCATTGGCTGTCATATGCCAGCAAAGGATCAAGAAATTAGACAAAAATCAAGAGAATTTATATTAACCAAACTAAGTGAATATTTCAGTAATAAAAGCACTTCAAATTTTAAGGATGTTTTTCATCATGTTATTTGGATGGGAGATTTTAATTTCAGAGTCCATGGAATACATATAGAAAAGGtaattcattatttaaaaacgGATAATCTCAAAGAGTTACTTAAGCATGATGAAGGACATTCGGCATATTCTTATGATTTGTCTATAAGTTTTCAAGAGTTACCTATTAACTTTCTAccaacatataaaaaaaatggaaacaGACCAATCATTAATAGGAGTGACAATGAATGGGTTCAGAAGGAATACAAACTAATACACAATATAAAATGGTACAAAGGTGGAAAGCAGGAAGCTCGAATACCATCT TGGACAGATCGCATTTTTAAATGGTCATGTGAGAAGACAAAAAATTGTTTGGTGTTTGTTCCTAATTCTTATCTATCACCAATACCTGAAGAAAAAA GTATAATAATGTCTAGTGACCACAATCCAGTTTCCTGTTGTTTTCAGATgtttaaaatgaaaaatgatGAGGATATACCATTAACAAAA AGCGTATGGAAATTTTAA
- a CDS encoding tRNA m5C-methyltransferase, putative, with amino-acid sequence MKCSGRVGYYLNLKKEYGERAEMLLKRLEEDKMIQGGFITSFIQTDYINITKILLYLMKCNKVITCFDGLYVDKEYQKYFVLYENDLYNNICQVNKTNHIKDEKSNIIMNNNILYNNITSDDKINKNIHNDITKNETRNVAQENIDIINHINYNNNKENVFYNNIDDKNIDYKKINIQESELLNINDIIKYDGSVENVEKIIYYLNPCSILCAYFLDIKYNENVLDMCASPGGKSLYIVNKLFGYSISPLNRIKNVEMIYADMIDKNVNINKNNNDNNNNNDNFPNNYHHNIYNETKKFVVQIDCCMDVVNYNKINREGFLVINEYNKVRYERLKKVLNKYIPSDLINRCSNIHVTNYNGLNINSFMRFPKFHKILLDVPCSTDEHIIKQGTKELNKWSIHVIKNNSDIQLQLLINAFNLLHTGGVIIYSTCALSYHENDYVIEKFLKKYKNNIQIIDFIQEEYEKKISQYLSNSINNKTNHNHNIDSDNNNNNNNNKSYQYINHCKENTFFLKFFEKTTYGYISLPDRSPFGILYICKIKKI; translated from the coding sequence atgaaatgtaGTGGTCGAGTAGGTTATTACTTAaacttaaaaaaagaatatggaGAACGTGCTGAGATGCTACTAAAAAGGTTAGAAGAAGATAAAATGATACAAGGAGGATTTATAACAAGTTTTATACAAACagattatattaatattacgaaaatattattatatctgATGAAATGTAATAAAGTGATAACATGTTTTGATGGTTTATATGTAGATAAGGAgtatcaaaaatattttgttttatatgaaaatgatttatataataatatatgtcaAGTGAATAAGACAAATCATATAAAGGatgaaaaaagtaatataattatgaataataatattttatataataatataacaagtgatgataaaattaataaaaatatacataatgatatcacaaaaaatgaaacaagAAATGTTGCACAggaaaatatagatattataaatcatattaattataataataacaaagaaaatgttttttataataatattgatgataaaaatattgattataaaaaaataaatatacaagaaTCGGAGTTATTGAATATAAacgatataataaaatatgacgGAAGTGTTGAAAATgtggaaaaaattatatattatttaaatccaTGTTCTATATTGTGTGCTTATTTTCTTGATAtcaaatataatgaaaatgtttTAGATATGTGTGCTTCTCCAGGTGGCAAGTCTTTATATATAGTCAATAAATTATTTGGATATAGTATATCACCTTTGAACAGAATAAAAAATGTGGAAATGATATATGCAGACATGAtagataaaaatgtaaatattaataaaaataataatgataataataataataatgataattttcctaataattatcatcataatatttataatgagaCTAAAAAGTTTGTTGTGCAAATTGACTGCTGTATGGATGTAgtgaattataataaaataaatagagAGGGTTTTCTTGTAATTAATGAATACAATAAAGTAAGATATGAGCGCttaaaaaaagtattaaataaatatatacctaGCGATTTAATAAATAGATGTAGTAATATACATGTAACAAATTATAATggtttaaatattaattcatttatGAGATTTCCAAaatttcataaaattttattagatGTACCATGTTCTACTGATGAACATATAATTAAACAAGGAacaaaagaattaaataaatggTCTATTcatgttattaaaaataattcagaTATACAATTACAATTACTTATTAATGCTTTCAATTTATTACATACAGGTGGTGTTATTATCTATTCGACATGTGCTTTGTCATATCATGAAAATGATTATGTTATAGAAaaatttcttaaaaaatataaaaacaatatcCAAATTATAGATTTTATACAGGAAGAgtatgaaaagaaaatatcacaatatttatcaaattctataaataataaaaccaaccataatcataatatagatagtgataataataataataataataataataaatcttatcaatatataaatcattgtAAGgaaaatactttttttttaaagttcTTTGAAAAAACTACCTATGGATATATTTCTTTACCTGACCGATCTCCCTTTggtattttgtatatatgtaaaattaaaaaaatttaa